The DNA region CCCCAGGACGCATCCGTCAGGCAGGCGTCGTCGTACGTCGGGAAATCGACGAACTGGCCGTTGCCCGCGCCATAGAGCCAGTGCGGAACAAAGCCGAAGCCGATCGCGGGCGCGCCGCGTTTGACGGCACCGTCCATCGTGGCAACCATCGCCGCAGCGGTGCCCGGCGGGACGATCTCCACCGGCAGGCCCAAAGACTTCACGCGCTCTTCGTCATAGGGCGACCAGTCCGGCGGCGCGCTGATGTAGCGGATCTTGCCCGGCGCTTCGGGTGACGAAAGCGCCTCGACACAGGCGTCTTCGAGCAGGGCCTTCCAGTCCGGCAGGCCCGGGCACAGCTCGGCGACGTAGTCCGGATACCACCAGCCTTCGCGGATATCGACGCCGACAGAGCCCAGATTCTCGACGTCGGGGCTGGCCAGCGCCGCTTCGGTCAGGTCGGGGGTCGAGGACCAGATTGCCGGCGACATGTGGATGTCACCGAACTCCAGCGCCGTGAAATGGGCGGTGTAATCGGCCTTGATGTATTCGACATTGTATCC from Sagittula stellata E-37 includes:
- a CDS encoding ABC transporter substrate-binding protein — its product is MPKIPTKLTAAACVLAGFGTAAMAELQAETQQPIKLAEFNIPDADFITNVYGEALKRAGYNVEYIKADYTAHFTALEFGDIHMSPAIWSSTPDLTEAALASPDVENLGSVGVDIREGWWYPDYVAELCPGLPDWKALLEDACVEALSSPEAPGKIRYISAPPDWSPYDEERVKSLGLPVEIVPPGTAAAMVATMDGAVKRGAPAIGFGFVPHWLYGAGNGQFVDFPTYDDACLTDASWGENPDEIGDCDLQAGTIYKLAYMPTAEWAPNAVEIFRRFTTTTEAVSQATDDIENGGMSAAEAAQKWMAGNEDLVQSWLK